The following proteins are encoded in a genomic region of Neomonachus schauinslandi chromosome 7, ASM220157v2, whole genome shotgun sequence:
- the LOC110591195 gene encoding LOW QUALITY PROTEIN: RNA-binding protein EWS-like (The sequence of the model RefSeq protein was modified relative to this genomic sequence to represent the inferred CDS: inserted 2 bases in 2 codons; deleted 1 base in 1 codon; substituted 1 base at 1 genomic stop codon): protein MASTDYSTYSQAAAQQGYSAYTAQPTQGYAQTTQAYGQQSYGTYGQPTDVSYTRXQTTVTYGQTTYATSYGQPPAGYTAPAAPQAYSQPVQGDGTGAYDTTTAMVTTTHVSYAAQSAYGTEPAYPAYGQQPAATTPTRPQDGNKPAETSQPQSSTGGYNQPSLGYGQSNYSYPQVPGSYPMQPVTAPPSYPPTSYSSTQPTSYDQSSYSQQNTYGQPSSYGQQSSCGQQSSYGQQPPTSYPPQTVSYSQAPSQYSQQSSSYQQQSSFRQDHPSSMGVYGQESGGFSGPGENRSMSGPDNPGRGRGGFDRGGMSRGGQGGGQGGMGSAGEXGGFNKPGGPMDEGLDLDLGPPVDPDEDSDNSAIYVQGLNDNVTLDDLADFFKQCGVVKMNKRIRQPMILIYLDKETGKPKGDATVSYEDPPTAKAAVEWFDGKDFQGSKLKVSLARKKPPMNSMWGGMPLREGRGMPPPLHGGPGGPGGPGGPMGRMGGRGGDRGGFPPRGPXGVRGNPSGGGNVQHRAGDWQCPNPGCGNQNFAWRTECNQCKAPKPEGFLPPSFPPPGGDRGRGGPGGMRGRRGGLMDRGGPGGTFRGGRGGDRGRGKDRGGFGEGRRGGPGGPPGPLMEQMGGRRGGRGGPGKMDTGEHRQQRRDRPTRRRDPAELH, encoded by the exons ATGGCGTCCACGGATTACAGTACCTACAGCCAAGCAGCAGCCCAGCAGGGATACAGTGCATACACCGCCCAACCCACTCAAGGATACGCACAGACCACCCAGGCATATGGGCAGCAAAGTTATGGAACCTATGGACAGCCCACTGATGTCAGCTATACCA CTCAGACCACTGTGACCTATGGGCAGACCACCTATGCAACTTCTTATGGACAGCCTCCCGCTGGTTATACTGCTCCAGCTGCCCCCCAGGCATACAGTCAGCCTGTCCAGGGGGACGGCACTGGTGCTTACGATACCACCACTGCTATGGTCACTACCACCCACGTCTCCTATGCAGCTCAGTCTGCTTATGGCACTGAGCCTGCTTACCCAGCCTATGGGCAGCAGCCGGCAGCCACCACACCTACAAGACCACAGGATGGTAACAAACCCGCTGAGACTAGTCAACCTCAATCTAGCACAGGAGGTTACAACCAGCCCAGCCTAGGATATGGACAGAGTAACTACAGTTATCCCCAGGTACCTGGGAGCTACCCCATGCAGCCAGTCACAGCACCACCATCTTATCCTCCTACCAGCTACTCCTCTACACAGCCGACTAGTTATGATCAGAGCAGTTACTCTCAGCAGAACACCTATGGGCAGCCGAGCAGCTATGGACAGCAGAGTAGCTGTGGTCAACAAAGCAGCTATGGGCAGCAGCCACCCACTAGTTATCCCCCACAAACTGTATCCTACAGCCAGGCTCCAAGTCAATATAGCCAACAGAGCAGCAGCTACCAGCAACAGAGTTCATTCCGACAGGACCACCCCAGTAGCATGGGTGTTTATGGGCAGGAGTCTGGAGGATTTTCTGGACCAGGAGAGAACCGGAGCATGAGTGGCCCTGATAACccgggcaggggaagagggggatTTGATCGTGGAGGCATGagcagaggtgggcagggaggagggcagggtggaATGGGCAGCGCTGGAGAGTGAGGTGGCTTCAATAAGCCTGGTGGACCCATGGACGAAGGACTAGATCTTGATCTAGGCCCACCTGTAGATCCAGATGAAGACTCTGACAACAGTGCAATTTATGTGCAAGGCTTAAATGACAATGTGACTCTAGATGACCTGGCAGACTTCTTTAAGCAGTGTGGAGTTGTTAAGATGAACAAGAGAATCAGACAACCCATGATCCTTATCTACTTGGACAAGGAAACAGGAAAGCCCAAAGGTGATGCTACAGTGTCCTATGAAGACCCACCAACTGCCAAGGCTGCCGTGGAGTGGTTTGATGGGAAAGATTTTCAAGGGAGCAAACTTAAGGTTTCTCTTGCTCGGAAGAAGCCTCCTATGAACAGCATGTGGGGTGGTATGCCTCTCCGTGAGGGCAGAGGGATGCCGCCGCCACTTCATGGAGGTCCAGGGGGCCCAGGAGGTCCTGGGGGCCCCATGGGTCGCATGGGT GGCCGTGGAGGAGACAGAGGTGGCTTTCCCCCAAGAGGGC CAGGTGTCCGAGGGAACCCATCCGGAGGAGGAAATGTCCAGCACCGAGCTGGAGACTGGCAGTGCCCCAATCCAGGGTGTGGAAACCAGAACTTCGCCTGGAGAACAGAATGCAACCAGTGTAAGGCCCCGAAGCCTGAAGGCTTCCTTCCACCATCCTTTCCACCCCCGGGTGGTGACCGTGGCAGAGGCGGCCCTGGTGGCATGCGGGGCAGAAGAGGCGGCCTCATGGACCGCGGTGGTCCCGGTGGAACGTTCAGAGGTGGCCGTGGTGGAGACAGAGGCCGGGGCAAGGACCGAGGTGGCTTTGGTGAAGGAAGACGGGGCGGCCCTGGTGGGCCCCCTGGACCTTTGATGGAACAgatgggaggaagaagaggcGGGCGCGGAGGACCTGGAAAAATGGATACAGGCGAGCACCGTCAGCAACGCAGAGACCGCCCTACCAGACGCAGAGACCCCGCAGAGCTGCATTGA